The DNA window gagcagtgatcacattaggagttgcaggggtgtcgaactcaacttcgccagcgtcgatcatgtcttggatcttgtttttcaatgcccAACAATTATCAGCAGTGTGTCCAGAGCTATTGGAATGATACACACATTTTGCATTAGGGTCATAATTTGGAGACGTAGTGGTGACGttctttggaggatctcttatggtgatcaggttggctttcaacagatgttgcagagcttgagataaaggcatgttaatcttggtgaattgcctccttggtctatcagtcttgcgttggtagtcttgtctaggagcttgttgagatattggtgcgGAGATAAGGATGGCACCAACAGATTGATTCTGATCCTCCTTACCACGACTcttttgactatgaatagcattagactcatttcttccttgatatggcttccttgtagttccagaggcagaacccacttgaatcttcccacttcgaataccattttccacacgttctccagttaaaatgagttcagtaaacccagaagaagaactacccagcaggtgactatagaatggcccagttagcgtgcccatgaacatgtctaccaactctctatcatttaaagaaggttggactcttccagctaagtctctccatttttgagcatactccttgaagctttctttaggacccatggacatgctttgaagttgcatgcgagtcggtgcaagatcagagttatattggtattgcttgtagaaagccacaaccaaatcCTCCCAAGTGCGGATACTAGCACTttccagcttataataccattcgagttgagttccagatagactttcttgaaagaaatggatccagagcctcttatcagcagtgtgaggctgaatctttctcacataagacctcagatgcatcttaggacaagagattccatcatacttagcaaaagcgGGTGTCTTGAATTTCTGCGGAATAACgactccaggaacgagtcccaattcttcaaaatccaacccaggtaccttctgaatttccatacttctcagacgctcttccagtagcctatacttctcatcagcgtaatcctcgtcttggggatactcgtcttcttcttcttcttcttcttcaccatcagaacctacatggcttccctgattgttcttgacactgagatcatctctctcttcgtcttcctcattcttagggatTTCAGCATCTTCGGCCTTcctgggacgacctttgaaccttcttcccagattgatcactcctttgggcttctgagtcttcttttccttcttagtcagaagggctttcagttcattttgcccattggccaggttcagaatcagagcttgaaattcagcattctgagtttggagagctttgacagattgttcgagatccatctttgttactgaaataaacagcggaaagatgaggcatttgtttttatgaaacctgtgatgcgatgtttatgaatgatatgattatgcatatgcaatgtttcgaggaccttagaattcaaatttgtttaaaacaaaacaagaagaaactttattaataataattaagaaaaagtaattgtaaattgttttattgCTGTCTTTTACAATAAGgaataaaataaaacttagaaaagataaagtcttcaagtctcccatggacgcttcctttttgaaccaatgaagttgttgatgccttgctctgCTTGAAGTAAtcttgtgagttctaacactttcttttctttgtcacgaaactgagcttcgaaagtgtctctttcttcctttaGTTGAATCCaggatctctttaattcttcgatgtcagttggcatgtctggatgagtaataacttgaggaactctttcctcgcaatcaggctccactatcacaggtaagacatacggataaggcatgatgagacgttgagcacgagtgcgtacccatctaaggtaaggccccaaaggaatggagtttctttgtcccaagcttttgttatcaactctatttaccatatcccaagctcgtatgaacttccggcggtgattctgagtatcatcttcataatcaaacacaatcccttgtataagcatatggtgaggaccatctcttcgagcgtaaccaaattgtcgtaaagccaagcaaggattataagtaataccccctcgtatgccaagtaaaggcacattaggatattgtccacaacggtcgatcatggtgaaactttccttggataaAGACAGCCAACGAATATCAGAATGTgaaagtgacattattctcttgtgccatttcaacctttggtcgttcctcattactgagcgaggcaagtgcgaaataaaccacttagataacaaaggtatgcaacacataagagtccctcgcttcttcatagtacgagtgtgaagagagtgtaggatatctccaagcaaggtaggaactggattgcgtgtcagaaatatctttatggcgtgcacatcaatgaactgatcaggattagggaacaacaccaaaccatagatgagtaatgctaatatgtcttcgaaggcttgataactcatggacttcagaaacatgcgagctttcccaagtaagaacttagcgaggaatcccttgactccacttctggtttcccaatgaccatcaatatcagacttcttaagatgtaaagcggaagcgataacttctaattttggaatttcttccaaaccagtgaacggaatctgatctcggatggggagtccaagtatgtcagcaaactcTTCCATAGTAGGCACCAGctgataatccgggaaagtaaaacaatgatgctcgggatcgaagaattgaaatagtacactcatcatttcttcgtcaaaacctgaagtaactaaactgggcaagagaccatgtctttcagagaatcgggaacctccaggaatctctaataccaattctttcagttcggaaggtatcttcacaaagttaactcgaatggtgtttctagtctccatgacctacaaaacagaacaaagatgaattccttggtcctcgaatggttagtcatgatgttatgatgcttatgatgtttatgatgtcatgatgtcaagtagataacaaacacaaacaagtcacacaattttgccttaaggttaggcttgcatgtggtCTGGGGGcgcgtaccctccccactgaagtttagtcggttcaaacctgtcctatatacagATCAGGTTctaaggagctcatatcattgacctttctcgaaggcgcttatctcagttcggcaatcgaatcgccaaccgaaaaggtcctgaaagtccagtccatatgagtgtagcttcgagtatcaaccaacttcagtcggaaccaaagccggccatctcgctactttctaataggccaaagtcaagttcgactaaggttctaagggcaaattagtgcttaatgacaccacgcggcagccaagcatttcctcaggtcggatcccgaggaacaccaggacaaaccaatgtgccacactaacgatggccatcagatcaaccacatcagtatacgctgtgcagtctccttgatctcatgccatatacctaaggtactcagatccgggttaggatctttcacacaacagaatacccaaaacagccctgcaaaattaaatcaaacaaagcaaacaatagaaaacatttaaatgattcctaaacttttaaggtaacccctcttttatcgaaatcgtccccagcagagtcgccagttctgtaatacggtgaactgactttttatcgatcgaaatgtcgcggtaagcaagagtcgccaccgacttttattttatccaaacaaattcggaaaggcaaaaagaaacagaaaaaaaccttttttaaagaaatctaagttcggggggtaatttatgcaaagggaaggtgtaaggcaccctttgcatccatggttttccatgggctcttaattgctttgcttgctcgtttgtttagaaaatgtagatgaaagagatagggactttagctcgtaaatgagcgttgcccttttttgaaaaattatgagaaagaatataatgaaagtttgagcattgcaaggcaattaggggcaattaccttaaactcagatgataggtctcttttagcctttcagaatgaaagggtctatccttgccataagagggcaggaagcctttcgtttggaggtttaagggtcatcgaaatatcctttgccataagactgtcccatgccatagaagggcaggtagtctaaggcaaggatcagaataagccttattcgtaggccgccagaagatacctcagccttttccgtaggcaacatccgagggtcgaggtcatttgtgtatcgaaggcagcatcattagggtcgtgacctttttatcgaggcaacatggctgaggtatcctcgaattcgagggacgaggcttattctgcaaaaacacaaaggcaacaggcaacaggcaacaggcaacagagagggttacccaaaaagcgtgcgtgtgtgcaccaatcatgtgattcaattcagattatattatcttgtgtttagttattctaattgattcagagttgcactccctaaattactaaccacacaataatataacaataataatggggaagggaaattgtaaccagcggaggagaggggaattgaaaccagcgggatataaaaataaaaggcaaaaggtttaacacaagtaataatttgtggatagggtttagggttaccaatactcgtagctttggcagttgacaaaccctgaaaattggaaaagaaagaataaacagagggggtgagtgtatggctaattcgaggGCGAACaagattaaccctaaaataaagaatagataaatttaaaataataacataggcaaaggtacttagctctgatttgatctgatagggttgatagggcgcctttaaggttgaccctgaaaagaaacaaggtagaaaaagatgaaggcgaaacaaacccttatataaaataaaacaaacagaaaaataaattaaattaagtaaaatacttAACTTTGGGTTTTTGAATCAGCCGCGTATTCGGAatgaaccatgttgataaccctgaaaaggcaaggcacaaaagaaaagaaaagattttaGTGTATTAGAATGTTCGACACCAACCCTAATCAAGGGACGTAAATTGAATAAGATAAtgtaaacgatttaattaattattggtctcgcgacctaattaattaaaccgGGAAGAGGAAATAAAATCAGACACAcagatattttttatgaattttttagaataaaaaataaaacatatgtgaaatttttgattatataaataattagatataaattaaataagtaaataagtaaatatataagaaaataaataatttaaatattaattaaaaaaaaatttttagaaaataattataatagttgtattataataatgaaaagaaaatgattaaaaagcataatatatactaatatataaataaaagtagggttatgtaattaaaactaaaaaaaattgaaaaatacttaGCTGGATCCAGTGTGGCGCACGAGCGTGGTGTATGATGGTCACGCAGCATCAGGCGCATTGGATGAAGAACTAGCGAGATCTGATGGTCAGGATGGTGAGGGTACACGCTAACGCGTGTTTCATGTCGCGTGGGATCCGTCTGCAAACCAAAGCCAAAACGCGCGCGAACCCTTCAAACTAACCAACCAGGTGGTGCCACGCAAGCGTCTTCTACCTCTAGCCCCTTCTTTTAACAGCGCTCCTTTTCAGATGCGCTATAATATGTCTCCTCCATTcctgaaaaatagcgaataggggcaaACAAGAACAGAAATTTTTCGCACCAggtccattgaattcgtatggaccttGCGAATTCAACCATGGTATCAATTGGTTCTAATTTCACCTGTGgagaaaaaccctaatccaaaccgaaaaccctaacaatggcaattaGTAGCAAACACGCATGGGAAAGCAATTAACGGTCCAGAAACAATCATTACATCAAGGCAAACAATGTTATGCAATAAGATTTCAATGAGGATGCATGAAAAACACAAATCGAATCAATTTTCAGAAGAACAAACCGTGGGATGTAGTGAAGTGTTCTTGATGATGCAGTGCTTGAAATCGATCGGGAGAGGTTCCTTGGAAGTCCAGGGATGAATTGAGATCAACAAAAAGCCTTGAATCACCTTGTAGCCAAGAATTGGAATTTGAATTTTGTATGAATTTTGAACTCGGATTTGATGGCTCTTTGGGATGCCAATTCGTGAACCCTTGCCTTTGGTTTGTTTGTGTACTTATAGAGACTGATTAGGGTTGTCTAAACTGAATAAAATCTTGTTGAATCCTTAGATGCaagttttggaaaatttgatttgaatatctttcttaatttgtcaaattttgcCAATATAGTCCAATCTCTTGCCAATCTCTTTTCCACAAACTTGAATCAATTATTTATGTTgattgataattgaatttgataaaaatatgactaaatcaaatcttttcaaatttctttgatttacttgatttaaatcttattttaattattaataattcaacaaaaaaacCAAATAATCATCATAATTTCGTGGAAAATTGTTTATGGGCTCTAGaagacttgaggatcaagattggataaaaaaaaaaaacttgggcccatttgcaaaaatattcaaattctttcatatttttccctccaaaatagtccaactttgacaatgggtatctccctcaatttttgaggtatggaggtgttctaggacattttggaaaccttagagggtcttctaaccaatgtctttggttccatataaaaatcattttccattctcattttatgaccttttgaaaaaagtgtccttttgttgacttttgaaaaggacctataatgtatgaagccatatttcttaaaccattgacctatgagccctgattcttggaccattggatagaggaatgaattcccttcaaaatgagctttggtgggaatttttctgatgaagtatgaatatttggtgatttttcaaagtttggttgacttttttagttcatgcccaaaatagtaactcttgacttttgacttctctgatctttccttgcatcatcatgatcaacccttgatcaaatgatgattttagggttatgagaatgttgttgaccaaatatcttgagttttgactgtataatgactgttttgcccttgggagtcgactgttgacctaatcaggatttgagggactaaatttgctctgtttgacttgaaactttatatggagatactttgggatgttagtgaccctatggaaccaccttgagccattgattcaatgattttcctctgaattattcaaaccctagtttagaacttctgtgtgggagactgtgttttggagctttgtcttttgatttggttttgtgtatgaaaaatagcatgggcaaattttggggtatgacaattatgCTATGGTATGCTATGTTTATTGTACATATATTATGTATTCATTAATATGTGAAAACTCAAAGGATTTATCTAAACTCCGGATCATTGTGAGATTTAGCAGTAAACAAGGACATTTAGGTGGCTTGTAGCAAGGATTTGCATATTTTGTTTGGATTCACTTTGGTTTGTGCATAACTTTGGACATGAACATGAAACTTGAAACAACTTTGATGCCCCAACTTCATCTCTTCGAATCTTCCAGCTCACATTTAAACTATATCTTATCACTTTATCACTTATCCCTTGCTCTTCCTTGAGTGAAACATAATTCAAAAACAATTTAATATTaatgattaattatttatttaaaatcgaGTTCATAATTTAATTGATACTTTGGTTAATTCattaaacaattatttaaaataacttaaaataataattagttaaaactaaaaaaaacttgtgcctcaataattataaataatataaaatcggGAAGAAAAAAACGAAggataatctataatataagaaaatttgttgttctggaaatcacaaaaatactcatttgttatcttagtctaaattaataatgTGGGGAAAAAAATGTCTTGTGTTGTTTTTTCCAATTCACTTTTCATTTttcaactcacttttcacttttcattttcacttttcacttttattactttattattatttctaataaattattaatcaaaatattttaataaattattttttaataaaaagattattatgatcattttaaataattgttaatttacatttaaaatagtatttaatttttaaaaattaactttagtaaGTGAATATTCataacgaagaaatataatttgaaataatttttattttaagatacaatattttttaagaaaataataataattttatatcggaaaaatctattaatgatctaaatatttttatatatgaaaaatagtattcatggtcaaaaaaaatttattcaaaaaaggcatacggaaaaaaatattattgatataaatatttttataagcgAAAAATTAACAATTGATTTAGATATTTTCGTAAACGAtaattaaacataaataatatttgtatacgggaaaaatctattattggtataaatatttactattaatttaaatatttttatacacaaAAATTTACTAATacctaaatattatttatattatagaaaaaatttattattaatctaaatatttttatataaaaaaatataaaaattttgatttaaataaaataaattttgtttttgatatataaatatttttggccGTACAATTATATAGAAAAAGATCCCTGTGGTGTGGGGAGGTGTTTGTGGTTGGCTTAAAAGTTAAAAGTCATAGTAAACGTGGAGAGGCCGAGAGACATATCATTTTCACGTGTTAGCCacaaatttggaaaaaaaaaatctaactaATAAATGTAAGCTGGCATTTGACTTTACAATTAATTTATACTATTAATCCTATTGACAACAATAAAATACTATTATTAATTGAAAAATAGTTCACTGACAATCTAATCTAGTACAGCTCATCATCATCACTTGGATATGTTTAATTCTTTAATCATATAAACCAAACAACAACTAattcaaaaaaccaaaaacatcaAACGTTTCTACATCCACCATGTTTCAATCCTGCTAATCTTCATTCTTCGAATTCAACATATTCTTTCAATATGGAGGTTGTGATTATTGCTCTTGCTGCTACTCTTGGGAATCTTCTTATTGGATGGGATAGTTCCACCATTGCAGGTTCAATTCTCATCTACTTATCTACttgtattttcattttcaaattctATGAAAATCACAACCTTATCTATGGTTATAGATTTTGTCCAATCATTTATATCGTAACCCGAATTCTGAATTTCGTTATAGATTATCGGTAAACCCTAATTCTGAAAAGGTTGCTGTTTTGCCTCTTGTGCAGGGGGTATGACCTACATCAAACAAGAATTTGAATTGGAAAAGGATCCAACACTTGAAGGGTTAATTGTGTCCATGTCTTTTATAACTGGAACTGTTGTCACCATTTTTTCTGGAACAATATCTGATATGGTTGGGAGAAGGCCTATGTTGATAACATCATCTGTAATGTTTTTTGTTGCTGGTTTGGTAATGTTTTGGGCTCCTAATGTTACTGTTGTTCTGTTGTCGAGGATAATCGAAGGCGTTGCCATTGCTCTTGCTGTTACTTTTAATCCTCTTTATATATCTGAGATAGCACCACCTGATATAAGAGGACAGTTGAACACTCTTACTCAGTTCGCTTGTTCTGGTGGAATGTTTTTGGCTTACATTCTTGTTTTCTCGATGTCCTTGTTGCAATCGCCTAGTTGGAGAGTTATGCTTAGTGTTATTTCTATTCCGTCTGTTGTTTATTTTTTGCTCACTGTGTTTTATCTCCCCGAATCTCCTCGGTGGCTTGTAAGCAAAGGTCGAATTGTTGAGGccgagaaagttttgaaaagactTCGCCGCGTTGATGATGTCTCAGGTTACAGTTAATTAGCCTTTACATGTTATTGTTAGCTTTATGTTTTCCGCATCATTATTTTTCAACTGATTAGGAATCTACTGTGTTTGATTTATAGGGGAGATGGCTTTGCTCGCGGAGGGTCTCAATCCTGGGGGTGAAGACATATCCATAGAAGAATATGTAGTTGCTCCGGCTAGTGAGATCCTTGTCAACCAAGAAGCAGGAAaagattatataaaattatatggACCTAATGAGGGAGTTACAATGATTGCTCAACCTGTGGATGGGCAAGGCAGCATGCTATCGCGCAGTATGTTGTCTATGCATGGAAACTATGCATCGCGCAGTATGTTGTCTCAGCAGGGAAGCTTTTCATCTCAAGCAGTTGCTAATCTCAAAGATCCTATTGTCAACCTATTTGGAAGTTTGCACGAGAGTACTCTCATCGAGAGCGGTCGTTCGAACAGCATGTTGATTAACAATGCTAATAGTATCTTTAGCACGGGAGATCCAGAGGCTAGCCCATTCGGTACAAGTGACAACCTGCGTGCTCCATTGAATCCATATCATGGTGGAGCTGATAGAGGTTATGGATCTAAGGACATGTTAGGTATGAGAAGCAATAGCAGTTTGGTTCATGGACATGATGAAACACCAAGAAATACAGATATCGGTGGAGGTTGGCAATTGGTTTACAAATCAACTGATGATGCAATGGGTGGGAAAAGAGAAGGACTCCAAAGGGTTTATTTGCATGCAGATCCTTCAGCTGCTGCAGTGTCTCAGTCTCCGCATGTTTCATTTGTTGGAACTTCTGGCTATGACATGCATATAGATGGTGGCGAAGCTTTTCAGGCCGCTGGTATTGTCAGCCGGTCAGTTCTTGGAACTAGTGATGCGTTGAGTATACCGGAAGTCGCTGCAAAAGGTCCGAAGTGGAGAGCTCTTCTAGAACCAGGTGTCAAGCGCGCATTAATTGTTGGAATAGGACTTCAAATTCTTCAACAGGTACAATTAGTTTGCACTATGTTTTATTAGTATTACATTACATCACTCGAGTGTACTGTATCATTCTATAATTGATATTCCATCCAAAAAAATGATTATAAGCCAACTTCTCTGATTCTGAAAATCAATAATACACATTGCAGGCTGCTGGCATAAATGGATTTCTATACTATGCTCCTCAGATTCTTGAGCAGGCAGGAGTAGGAGCTCTTCTATCAAGTTTAGGCATCAGTTCAATATCTGCTTCTTTTCTTGTAAATATCATTACGACATTCTGTATGCTTCCTTGCATATTTATTTCCATAAGGCTCATGGATGTTGCTGGCAGAAGGTATGTTTAAAACTATGACGCAGTATTAATTACACATTTATCTTGTTAAGCTAGCCTTACATGTATTACTACATTACAGTTAGGTGCTGTTTAGATATACAACTCTACTACACATAACATTGTCTATTTTGACATGACAGGTCAATCATGCTGTACACAATACCGATTTTGATAGTATGTCTCCTAGTACTAGTACTGAAGCAGTATTTTCAACTCAGCTCTGTCCTAAATGCATCAATTTCAGCTATCAGTGTTGTGGTATATGAAAGCGTGTTCTGCATGGGTCTTGGTATTATTCCCAACATCATATGTGCAGAAATCTTCCCGACCAGTGTTCGCGGAATCTGCATTTCACTTACTTCTCTTACTTATTGGGTTTGTACATTGGCTGTCACATTGACATTCCCTTATTTGCTCCAAATTCTCGGTCTCAGCGGCGTATTTGCTTTATTTGTTGGTGGCTGCATCATTTCGTTGATATTTGTTTACTTGAAAGTTCCTGAAACAAAGGGTATGCCTTTGGAAGTTATTATCGAGTTTTTTGCCATTGGTGCAAAGCCTGGTACTGATCCTGCAGAATTAGGAATGAAAGATTAATTAGTGTCTTATTGAAATAGAAAAAGAAGCAGCATAAATCATTCATAAATTTTGAATCTATATGTAATTTTTTGATGTTTTAATTGAAGTCAATGTATTCtagtaatttattaattttatatgctATGAATGATGTTTTAGATTTAGCCTTTTATATCTATGCTTATTCATTCTTTGGCATTAGATTTTCTGTTGGTATTAATTTTCATTCTTGCAAATGTTCCATTGAATCAATCGATCTCTTTGATACCATGTtagcaaaagaaaaagaagagaagaatGAGAAATGATGCCAGGATTTCtattaaaaatggaaaaaaaagagagaaatttttttataaaagaggaTAAATATTAGATTGTAGAAAAGATCAAATTACTCTTactaagataaaataaaaatataataatatcatTACAATCAATTCATCCAAATCACTCGTTGATGTGCATTCAACGATCCTCTATAATCTAAGTCGGATCAACCGAGATGGTTCTAACTGTcacccatatataaatatgaTTATGAGTTATATCCAAGTATTTCTTTACTCACTTGTAACAATTTCACCTCTCAAATACCAACTTAAAAGTTGAAGTGTTATCCTTAAGATCCTTTTCTGATCAACCGAGAATTTAACCACCGCGCCAAAAATCATTCAACGGTGGAAAAATCTTCAGTCTATTATACATTTTGTGGAAACTGTCTTTTGATTTTCACCGATTATTCATTGATTTTCTCTTTGACCTCCTTTGTTGCAAATTCACAATCACTTTCTGTTACTGCCACGACAACCGTAACCGTTTTGCAAACGTAATAATTTTCTGCTAGGTCCCACGAGGTTCATATGACATCTTTTCCCACCCAGAATTTCAACTTGCATAGGTCCCATGAAGTTCATATGAAGTAATTATAAAACTTTGGTGGTAACAAGATGCTGGAGCTTCTTGTTGGACATCTTGGTCTACTTGTCTATTTGGCATTCACCACAAAATTTTCCTTCTTCAATCTTGAGTTTAGGCAATCCCCTAATAGCATCTTCAGATATGATCTTTCTCATACTCTTAAAATTGAGATGACCAAGTTTGTGATGCCATAGCTTAGTCTTATCAACCTTGGATATCAAACATGTTTAGGACTGGTTTTTGTTTTGAGATATCCACAAGTAACAATTGTCTTTGGGTCTGGTTCCATTCATTAACACCTCTTGACCTTTGCTGGAAATAATGCATTCAGACTTATTGAAGTTCACATTAAGTCATTGATCACATAGTTGAATTATACTGATAAAGTTTGCAGTCAGTCCTTATACCAGCAACacatcttcaaaataaggaaaacATGGACTAACCAGCTCGCCTAAGCCTTTGATTCATAAACAAGACGAAACTTTCAAGCAGCAAAATTACAATTCTCTGTGTAATTCGGTTTGTAGGTTGTAGATGCCTCGTTAGTGTAAATGCTGCAAGGATTTATAGTTGTGAATTAGGGTTGATTGCAAGTGTGTGAGCGTACATTTCCCGCGTGAATCCTTTTGGATGGACAATATCTTTTTCAGCACCAGATCTCCTTCCTTGAACTCTCGAGgacgaacctttttgtcgaataCTTTGTTAAGCCTTTTTAGATATAACTGGTGGTGACATAGTGCATCCAAACTTTTCTCTTCTATGAGATTCAGTTGGTCAAACTTTGTTTGCACCCATTCAGCTTCTTCTAGCCTTGCTTCCATCAGAACTCTCATTGAAGGAGTTTCAACTTCAATGGGGAGTACTGTTTCCATACCATATACTAAAGAGAAAGAGGTTGCCCCTATTGAGGTGTGAACTGGAGTTCTATAACCGTGCAGTGTAAAAGGAACCATTTCAAGTTAATGCTTATAAgtcttcaccatcttttgtaagatctttttgatgtttttattcgctgcttctacagctccgtTTATCTTGGGCT is part of the Vicia villosa cultivar HV-30 ecotype Madison, WI linkage group LG2, Vvil1.0, whole genome shotgun sequence genome and encodes:
- the LOC131651947 gene encoding monosaccharide-sensing protein 3-like, encoding MEVVIIALAATLGNLLIGWDSSTIAGGMTYIKQEFELEKDPTLEGLIVSMSFITGTVVTIFSGTISDMVGRRPMLITSSVMFFVAGLVMFWAPNVTVVLLSRIIEGVAIALAVTFNPLYISEIAPPDIRGQLNTLTQFACSGGMFLAYILVFSMSLLQSPSWRVMLSVISIPSVVYFLLTVFYLPESPRWLVSKGRIVEAEKVLKRLRRVDDVSGEMALLAEGLNPGGEDISIEEYVVAPASEILVNQEAGKDYIKLYGPNEGVTMIAQPVDGQGSMLSRSMLSMHGNYASRSMLSQQGSFSSQAVANLKDPIVNLFGSLHESTLIESGRSNSMLINNANSIFSTGDPEASPFGTSDNLRAPLNPYHGGADRGYGSKDMLGMRSNSSLVHGHDETPRNTDIGGGWQLVYKSTDDAMGGKREGLQRVYLHADPSAAAVSQSPHVSFVGTSGYDMHIDGGEAFQAAGIVSRSVLGTSDALSIPEVAAKGPKWRALLEPGVKRALIVGIGLQILQQAAGINGFLYYAPQILEQAGVGALLSSLGISSISASFLVNIITTFCMLPCIFISIRLMDVAGRRSIMLYTIPILIVCLLVLVLKQYFQLSSVLNASISAISVVVYESVFCMGLGIIPNIICAEIFPTSVRGICISLTSLTYWVCTLAVTLTFPYLLQILGLSGVFALFVGGCIISLIFVYLKVPETKGMPLEVIIEFFAIGAKPGTDPAELGMKD